A DNA window from Takifugu flavidus isolate HTHZ2018 chromosome 15, ASM371156v2, whole genome shotgun sequence contains the following coding sequences:
- the LOC130538480 gene encoding rho GTPase-activating protein 29-like isoform X1: MLRKSSSGAGSKALPRHLSQPHTGSLSSGSVKSWNIGCNSKNLSSLSTMGLTSHLAGAPGMDPEYVMQLVSDVRWFADVLLNLKEVFNRKDNLQNLLPLVQERLAELLRVLKAIIGKHQTLNSVDILGAAGAVISKVKGIKEVTPESIKAIFGEIHTSIDILAFTFGNVVSDFLMGDVDSGSGLGTSQARRSRSFDNLSADPEGCVTDKSVFDGPEVPLSREEEVDLTLLKNDSGVESALLYAKAWSRYLKDLLSWMEKRLAMDIEYAKYYAKMAESSKMIASQRDYMPFSDIYNSTFKNEAEYRQLLIQTATALQTNKFMQPLLVRKNELDKLRKDIKEQWQKEQKKMQEAEAALRKARALKSLRREEYEKAQSSTNRSLEEQSNAVNKQLEKKRRLEEEALQKAEEAEEQYQSCLADAGVRKMDLANAKSTILAQIRKTVFQCDLTLKAATVNWFQMQQTQAVSLLTHYQTLTDTAKLYEPGECYADFVRNLPKDLHKEPLHSDSTATDNTRFMFNKRSVDSAHSSHGNLSQTSITSCDVLSGDGVDIPQQHPPAISKQRSNSSADIQALRGQTTARPWASGSQGSHGGMCSDSESAENSSESRSMDSPTASPGDFKRRLPRTPSTGTMSSADDLDEREPPSPSDNGLAEMVTETASSPGPFRNAQMSKAALTHKLRKLRAPSKCRECDSLVVFQGAECGECSLACHKKCLETLAIQCGHKKLQGRLQLFGIDFAQAVRNSPDGIPFIIKKCTSEIESRALNIKGIYRVNGAKSRVEKLCQAFENGKDLVELSDHSPHDICNVLKLYLRQLPEPLILYRCYNDLIGLAKECQQANVEEAVRLQNNPAGDSLGPNVQLNKVILKIRDFLRQLPTANYRTLRFLIAHLHRVTEQAEENKMTASNLGIIFGPTLIKPRGRDAEVSLSSLVDYPYQALIVEQLVRHFQTVFDISLLPGSDIAAPDQASPRLTPQEKIQRLNRHSGSMTDIKESTKVYKRYSSVIPSSHILNEVHEVQPGTNRTEVSDVDRLDGNQSGGDGRRAFSRAGHISAASKVQLRAQRTGQSSRPISMPPVPMGERISRYPDTSSTELDPVSETIQETPEMEKARVGGSSRVSTYYITPFIDTQTMQRRTWDKKYKHYDITPRTAMIVANLPATSCGTQPVKSPVPLPVSPILNSADELPATTSIISSSSNTASPPPIWTKGENGSGSFKESRSSSDVPLILRQPRTLQPPPGTFYKPPASTTSRTKTLPTWTTTVTSTSTVSPTNIASSPSTTKPAELVSPSPSLTSPPQTRLQTQDSTDSAIDPGVSTSSTMSPPQSPPPSSPEDLSPGEIKPVYQRLRSRRLQELEQREAHFV; encoded by the exons ACAATCTGCAAAACCTTCTCCCGCTGGTGCAGGAACGTTTGGCAGAATTGCTTCGCGTCCTTAAAGCCATCATTGGAAAACACCAGACTCTCAACTCTGTGGACATCCTGGGAGCAGCTGGTGCAGTCATttccaaggtcaaag GCATTAAGGAAGTGACCCCAGAAAGCATAAAAGCTATATTTGGCGAGATACACACATCCATTGACATTTTGGCATTCACATTCGGCAATGT AGTTTCTGACTTCCTTATGGGAGATGTGGACAGCGGCTCAGGGTTGGGGACCTCCCAGGCCAGGAGAAGCAGG TCTTTTGACAACCTCTCCGCGGACCCTGAGGGCTGCGTTACAGATAAATCTGTCTTTGACG GCCCAGAGGTGCCGTTGTCACGGGAGGAAGAAGTTGACTTGACCCTGCTGAAGAATGACAGCGGGGTGGAGTCGGCTCTACTCTACGCCAAGGCCTGGTCCAGGTATCTCAAAGACCTCCTGTCCTGGATGGAGAAACGACTGGCAATGG atATTGAATATGCCAAATATTATGCAAAAATGGCCGAGTCTTCCAAAATGATCGCCAGTCAACGG GATTACATGCCATTCAGTGACATCTACAATTCCACCTTCAAGAATGAGGCGGAGTACAGGCAGCTTCTCATTCAGACCGCCACGGCTCTCCAAACAAACAAATTCAtgcag CCGCTGCTGGTCCGTAAGAATGAACTCGACAAGTTGAGGAAAGACATCAAGGAGCAGTGGCAGAAGGAGCAAAAGAAAATG CaagaagcagaagcagccttGCGGAAAGCACGAGCGCTGAAGTCGCTGAGGAGAGAAGAGTATGAGAAGGCGCAGTCATCTACCAACCgctccctggaggagcagtCCAATGCAGTCaacaaacagctggagaagaagaggaggctggaggaggaagctcTCCAGAAg GCAGAGGAAGCCGAGGAGCAGTACCAGAGCTGCCTGGCTGACGCAGGCGTCAGGAAGATGGATCTGGCCAACGCCAAGAGCACCATCCTCGCACAGATCCGGAAGACGGTCTTTCAGTGCGACCTCACACTCAAGGCT gcGACGGTGAACTGGTTTCAGATGCAGCAGACTCAAGCTGTTTCACTCCTCACTCACTACCAGACCCTTACTGACACCGCCAAGTTGTACGAACCCGGTGAATGCTATGCCGATTTTGTCCGGAACCTGCCAAAAGATCTACACAAAGAGCCTTTGCACTCGGATTCCACCGCCACTGACAACACCAG GTTCATGTTCAACAAAAGGTCAGTGGACAGCGCACATTCCTCCCACGGCAATCTGTCACAGACTTCCATCACCTCCTGCGACGTGCTCAGCGGCGACGGAGTGGACATTCCGCAACAACATCCTCCCGCCATCAGCAAGCAGAGGTCCAACAGCAGCGCCGACATTCAAG CTCTGAGAGGTCAGACCACGGCGAGGCCGTGGGCCTCTGGGAGTCAGGGGAGCCATGGTGGGATGTGCAGcgactcggagagcgcagagaACAGCAGTGAATCCAGGTCCATGGACTCCCCTACCGCCAGCCCAG GTGACTTCAAACGACGGTTGCCGAGGACTCCCTCCACTGGCACCATGTCTTCAGCCGATGACCTTGATGAGCGGGAGCCTCCATCGCCATCAGACAATG GTCTGGCAGAAATGGTCACAGAGACGGCGAGCTCTCCCGGTCCCTTCCGAAACGCTCAGATGTCCAAAGCTGCTTTGACTCATAAGCTGAGGAAGCTACGAGCTCCGTCGAAGTGCAGGGAGTGCGACAGCCTGGTGGTGTTCCAAGGAGCTGAATGCGGAGAG TGCTCCTTGGCCTGCCATAAGAAGTGTCTGGAGACACTGGCGATCCAGTGTGGTCATAAAAAGCTTCAGGGCAGACTTCAGCTGTTTGGGATCGACTTTGCTCAGGCAGTACGGAACAGCCCCGACGGCATCCCTTTTATCATCAAGAAGTGCACATCAGAGATCGAGAGCCGAGCTCTTAACATCAAG GGGATCTATCGTGTAAATGGCGCCAAATCTCGTGTGGAGAAGCTTTGCCAAGCCTTTGAAAATGGGAAGGACTTGGTTGAACTGTCGGACCATTCACCTCATGACATCTGCAACGTCCTAAAACTCTACCTCAGACAG TTACCAGAACCGCTGATCCTGTATCGATGCTACAACGACTTAATCGGCTTGGCCAAGGAGTGCCAGCAAGCGAACGTGGAGGAGGCTGTTAGACTTCAAAATAACCCAGCAGGCGACAGTCTGGGGCCAAACGTCCAGCTTAACAAAGTCATATTGAAGATCCGAGACTTTCTCCGGCAGCTGCCTACAGCCAACTACAGGACTCTGCGGTTCCTTATAGCGCACCTGCACAG AGTGACGGAGCAAGCAGAGGAGAACAAGATGACTGCGAGCAACCTGGGGATTATCTTTGGTCCCACGCTGATCAAACCACGAGGGAGAGACGCTGAGgtgtccctctcctccctggtGGACTACCCCTACCAGGCCCTGATAGTGGAGCAGCTCGTGCGCCACTTTCAAACAGTGTTTGACATCTCGCTCCTGCCTGGCTCTGACATCGCGGCGCCAGATCAGGCATCCCCCCGGCTCACGCCCCAGGAGAAGATTCAGAGGCTCAATAGACACTCTGGCTCCATGACGGACATTAAAGAG AGTACCAAAGTGTACAAAAGATATTCCTCTGTTATCCCGTCCTCACATATTCTGAATGAGGTCCACGAGGTCCAGCCGGGAACAAACAGGACAGAGGTCTCAGATGTGGACAGACTCGACGGAAACCAaagtggaggagatgggaggagagcgTTCAGTCGTGCCGGCCATATCAGTGCGGCATCAAAGGTCCAGCTGCGCGCCCAGCGAACTGGGCAAAGTTCTCGGCCAATCAGCATGCCGCCTGTGCCGATGGGCGAGAGGATTAGCCGCTATCCCGACACCAGCAGCACGGAGCTGGACCCCGTCTCTGAAACCATACAGGAGACACCTGAAATGGAAAAGGCTCGCGTTGGCGGCTCGTCAAGGGTCAGCACCTACTACATCACGCCGTTCATTGACACACAGACGATGCAACGGAGAACGTGGGACAAGAAATACAAGCACTATGACATTACACCCAGAACTGCTATGATTGTAGCTAACCTGCCAGCGACCAGCTGTGGAACACAACCAGTAAAGTCACCAGTGCCTCTTCCTGTTAGCCCAATCTTAAACTCCGCGGATGAGCTTCCCGcgaccaccagcatcatcagctccagctccaacaCGGCGTCGCCCCCGCCCATCTGGACTAAAGGAGAAAACGGGAGCGGCTCATTCAAGGAGTCCAGAAGTTCTTCTGATGTTCCACTAATACTCAGGCAGCCAAGGACTCTGCAGCCACCTCCTGGAACGTTCTACAAGCCGCCTGCCTCTACCACCAGCAGGACCAAGACACTCCCAACCTGGACTACCACCgtgaccagcaccagcaccgtCTCCCCCACCAATAtcgcctcctctccctccaccacTAAACCGGCCGAGCTCGTCTCGCCGTCCCCTTCACTGACGAGCCCCCCACAGACGCGGCTCCAGACACAGGACTCCACCGACAGCGCCATCGACCCCGGGGTCTCAACCTCCTCCACCATGTCGCCACCCCAGTCTCCACCCCCGAGCAGCCCTGAAGATCTGAGCCCCGGCGAGATTAAACCCGTCTACCAGAGACTGCGATCGCGGCGGCTGCAGGAGCTTGAACAGAGAGAGGCGCATTTTGTCTGA
- the LOC130538480 gene encoding rho GTPase-activating protein 29-like isoform X2 — protein sequence MGDVDSGSGLGTSQARRSRSFDNLSADPEGCVTDKSVFDGPEVPLSREEEVDLTLLKNDSGVESALLYAKAWSRYLKDLLSWMEKRLAMDIEYAKYYAKMAESSKMIASQRDYMPFSDIYNSTFKNEAEYRQLLIQTATALQTNKFMQPLLVRKNELDKLRKDIKEQWQKEQKKMQEAEAALRKARALKSLRREEYEKAQSSTNRSLEEQSNAVNKQLEKKRRLEEEALQKAEEAEEQYQSCLADAGVRKMDLANAKSTILAQIRKTVFQCDLTLKAATVNWFQMQQTQAVSLLTHYQTLTDTAKLYEPGECYADFVRNLPKDLHKEPLHSDSTATDNTRFMFNKRSVDSAHSSHGNLSQTSITSCDVLSGDGVDIPQQHPPAISKQRSNSSADIQALRGQTTARPWASGSQGSHGGMCSDSESAENSSESRSMDSPTASPGDFKRRLPRTPSTGTMSSADDLDEREPPSPSDNGLAEMVTETASSPGPFRNAQMSKAALTHKLRKLRAPSKCRECDSLVVFQGAECGECSLACHKKCLETLAIQCGHKKLQGRLQLFGIDFAQAVRNSPDGIPFIIKKCTSEIESRALNIKGIYRVNGAKSRVEKLCQAFENGKDLVELSDHSPHDICNVLKLYLRQLPEPLILYRCYNDLIGLAKECQQANVEEAVRLQNNPAGDSLGPNVQLNKVILKIRDFLRQLPTANYRTLRFLIAHLHRVTEQAEENKMTASNLGIIFGPTLIKPRGRDAEVSLSSLVDYPYQALIVEQLVRHFQTVFDISLLPGSDIAAPDQASPRLTPQEKIQRLNRHSGSMTDIKESTKVYKRYSSVIPSSHILNEVHEVQPGTNRTEVSDVDRLDGNQSGGDGRRAFSRAGHISAASKVQLRAQRTGQSSRPISMPPVPMGERISRYPDTSSTELDPVSETIQETPEMEKARVGGSSRVSTYYITPFIDTQTMQRRTWDKKYKHYDITPRTAMIVANLPATSCGTQPVKSPVPLPVSPILNSADELPATTSIISSSSNTASPPPIWTKGENGSGSFKESRSSSDVPLILRQPRTLQPPPGTFYKPPASTTSRTKTLPTWTTTVTSTSTVSPTNIASSPSTTKPAELVSPSPSLTSPPQTRLQTQDSTDSAIDPGVSTSSTMSPPQSPPPSSPEDLSPGEIKPVYQRLRSRRLQELEQREAHFV from the exons ATGGGAGATGTGGACAGCGGCTCAGGGTTGGGGACCTCCCAGGCCAGGAGAAGCAGG TCTTTTGACAACCTCTCCGCGGACCCTGAGGGCTGCGTTACAGATAAATCTGTCTTTGACG GCCCAGAGGTGCCGTTGTCACGGGAGGAAGAAGTTGACTTGACCCTGCTGAAGAATGACAGCGGGGTGGAGTCGGCTCTACTCTACGCCAAGGCCTGGTCCAGGTATCTCAAAGACCTCCTGTCCTGGATGGAGAAACGACTGGCAATGG atATTGAATATGCCAAATATTATGCAAAAATGGCCGAGTCTTCCAAAATGATCGCCAGTCAACGG GATTACATGCCATTCAGTGACATCTACAATTCCACCTTCAAGAATGAGGCGGAGTACAGGCAGCTTCTCATTCAGACCGCCACGGCTCTCCAAACAAACAAATTCAtgcag CCGCTGCTGGTCCGTAAGAATGAACTCGACAAGTTGAGGAAAGACATCAAGGAGCAGTGGCAGAAGGAGCAAAAGAAAATG CaagaagcagaagcagccttGCGGAAAGCACGAGCGCTGAAGTCGCTGAGGAGAGAAGAGTATGAGAAGGCGCAGTCATCTACCAACCgctccctggaggagcagtCCAATGCAGTCaacaaacagctggagaagaagaggaggctggaggaggaagctcTCCAGAAg GCAGAGGAAGCCGAGGAGCAGTACCAGAGCTGCCTGGCTGACGCAGGCGTCAGGAAGATGGATCTGGCCAACGCCAAGAGCACCATCCTCGCACAGATCCGGAAGACGGTCTTTCAGTGCGACCTCACACTCAAGGCT gcGACGGTGAACTGGTTTCAGATGCAGCAGACTCAAGCTGTTTCACTCCTCACTCACTACCAGACCCTTACTGACACCGCCAAGTTGTACGAACCCGGTGAATGCTATGCCGATTTTGTCCGGAACCTGCCAAAAGATCTACACAAAGAGCCTTTGCACTCGGATTCCACCGCCACTGACAACACCAG GTTCATGTTCAACAAAAGGTCAGTGGACAGCGCACATTCCTCCCACGGCAATCTGTCACAGACTTCCATCACCTCCTGCGACGTGCTCAGCGGCGACGGAGTGGACATTCCGCAACAACATCCTCCCGCCATCAGCAAGCAGAGGTCCAACAGCAGCGCCGACATTCAAG CTCTGAGAGGTCAGACCACGGCGAGGCCGTGGGCCTCTGGGAGTCAGGGGAGCCATGGTGGGATGTGCAGcgactcggagagcgcagagaACAGCAGTGAATCCAGGTCCATGGACTCCCCTACCGCCAGCCCAG GTGACTTCAAACGACGGTTGCCGAGGACTCCCTCCACTGGCACCATGTCTTCAGCCGATGACCTTGATGAGCGGGAGCCTCCATCGCCATCAGACAATG GTCTGGCAGAAATGGTCACAGAGACGGCGAGCTCTCCCGGTCCCTTCCGAAACGCTCAGATGTCCAAAGCTGCTTTGACTCATAAGCTGAGGAAGCTACGAGCTCCGTCGAAGTGCAGGGAGTGCGACAGCCTGGTGGTGTTCCAAGGAGCTGAATGCGGAGAG TGCTCCTTGGCCTGCCATAAGAAGTGTCTGGAGACACTGGCGATCCAGTGTGGTCATAAAAAGCTTCAGGGCAGACTTCAGCTGTTTGGGATCGACTTTGCTCAGGCAGTACGGAACAGCCCCGACGGCATCCCTTTTATCATCAAGAAGTGCACATCAGAGATCGAGAGCCGAGCTCTTAACATCAAG GGGATCTATCGTGTAAATGGCGCCAAATCTCGTGTGGAGAAGCTTTGCCAAGCCTTTGAAAATGGGAAGGACTTGGTTGAACTGTCGGACCATTCACCTCATGACATCTGCAACGTCCTAAAACTCTACCTCAGACAG TTACCAGAACCGCTGATCCTGTATCGATGCTACAACGACTTAATCGGCTTGGCCAAGGAGTGCCAGCAAGCGAACGTGGAGGAGGCTGTTAGACTTCAAAATAACCCAGCAGGCGACAGTCTGGGGCCAAACGTCCAGCTTAACAAAGTCATATTGAAGATCCGAGACTTTCTCCGGCAGCTGCCTACAGCCAACTACAGGACTCTGCGGTTCCTTATAGCGCACCTGCACAG AGTGACGGAGCAAGCAGAGGAGAACAAGATGACTGCGAGCAACCTGGGGATTATCTTTGGTCCCACGCTGATCAAACCACGAGGGAGAGACGCTGAGgtgtccctctcctccctggtGGACTACCCCTACCAGGCCCTGATAGTGGAGCAGCTCGTGCGCCACTTTCAAACAGTGTTTGACATCTCGCTCCTGCCTGGCTCTGACATCGCGGCGCCAGATCAGGCATCCCCCCGGCTCACGCCCCAGGAGAAGATTCAGAGGCTCAATAGACACTCTGGCTCCATGACGGACATTAAAGAG AGTACCAAAGTGTACAAAAGATATTCCTCTGTTATCCCGTCCTCACATATTCTGAATGAGGTCCACGAGGTCCAGCCGGGAACAAACAGGACAGAGGTCTCAGATGTGGACAGACTCGACGGAAACCAaagtggaggagatgggaggagagcgTTCAGTCGTGCCGGCCATATCAGTGCGGCATCAAAGGTCCAGCTGCGCGCCCAGCGAACTGGGCAAAGTTCTCGGCCAATCAGCATGCCGCCTGTGCCGATGGGCGAGAGGATTAGCCGCTATCCCGACACCAGCAGCACGGAGCTGGACCCCGTCTCTGAAACCATACAGGAGACACCTGAAATGGAAAAGGCTCGCGTTGGCGGCTCGTCAAGGGTCAGCACCTACTACATCACGCCGTTCATTGACACACAGACGATGCAACGGAGAACGTGGGACAAGAAATACAAGCACTATGACATTACACCCAGAACTGCTATGATTGTAGCTAACCTGCCAGCGACCAGCTGTGGAACACAACCAGTAAAGTCACCAGTGCCTCTTCCTGTTAGCCCAATCTTAAACTCCGCGGATGAGCTTCCCGcgaccaccagcatcatcagctccagctccaacaCGGCGTCGCCCCCGCCCATCTGGACTAAAGGAGAAAACGGGAGCGGCTCATTCAAGGAGTCCAGAAGTTCTTCTGATGTTCCACTAATACTCAGGCAGCCAAGGACTCTGCAGCCACCTCCTGGAACGTTCTACAAGCCGCCTGCCTCTACCACCAGCAGGACCAAGACACTCCCAACCTGGACTACCACCgtgaccagcaccagcaccgtCTCCCCCACCAATAtcgcctcctctccctccaccacTAAACCGGCCGAGCTCGTCTCGCCGTCCCCTTCACTGACGAGCCCCCCACAGACGCGGCTCCAGACACAGGACTCCACCGACAGCGCCATCGACCCCGGGGTCTCAACCTCCTCCACCATGTCGCCACCCCAGTCTCCACCCCCGAGCAGCCCTGAAGATCTGAGCCCCGGCGAGATTAAACCCGTCTACCAGAGACTGCGATCGCGGCGGCTGCAGGAGCTTGAACAGAGAGAGGCGCATTTTGTCTGA